From a region of the bacterium genome:
- a CDS encoding DUF5996 family protein: MPVSEAWPELPLSAWQDTYETLQRWMQIVGKIKLAQCPLINHWWNVTLLVTPRGLTTGPVPHGVRTFHIDFDFLEHELVIETSEGRGRRIALSPRSVAFFYRDVMAALHALGLDVKIWTMPVEVDERTPFEQDTKHASYDREYVQRFWRILLQADRLLNLFRSRFVGKASPVHFFWGAMDLAVTRFSGRKAPPHPGSPNVGRYVMLEAYSHEVSSCGFWPGLGYGEPAFYAYAYPEPAGFKTYPVKPTEAFYSPEIGEFLLPYNAVRTGTAPDQAVLSFLQSTYEAAAETAKWDRAALERADMVFEEQAVTELGRS; this comes from the coding sequence ATGCCCGTTTCAGAGGCCTGGCCGGAGTTGCCGCTCAGCGCATGGCAGGATACCTACGAAACCTTGCAGCGCTGGATGCAGATTGTCGGGAAGATCAAGCTCGCGCAGTGTCCGCTGATCAACCACTGGTGGAATGTCACTCTGTTGGTCACGCCGCGCGGCCTGACCACCGGGCCTGTTCCTCACGGCGTGCGCACCTTCCATATCGATTTCGATTTTCTCGAACACGAGTTAGTGATCGAAACCAGTGAGGGGCGGGGCCGGAGAATTGCTCTGTCTCCGCGATCCGTAGCATTCTTCTACCGGGATGTCATGGCCGCGCTGCATGCCTTGGGATTGGACGTAAAAATCTGGACCATGCCGGTCGAGGTGGATGAACGCACACCCTTCGAACAGGATACGAAGCATGCCTCCTATGACCGGGAATACGTGCAGCGGTTCTGGCGGATATTGCTGCAAGCAGACCGCCTTCTGAACCTGTTCCGCTCGCGATTTGTGGGCAAAGCAAGTCCGGTGCACTTTTTTTGGGGTGCGATGGACCTCGCGGTGACGCGTTTTTCCGGACGCAAAGCTCCCCCCCACCCGGGCAGCCCCAACGTTGGCCGGTATGTGATGCTCGAAGCCTACTCCCACGAGGTCAGTTCCTGCGGCTTCTGGCCGGGCCTGGGCTATGGAGAACCAGCCTTCTATGCCTACGCCTATCCCGAACCTGCGGGATTCAAAACCTATCCGGTGAAACCGACAGAAGCCTTCTACAGCCCGGAGATCGGAGAGTTTCTGTTACCGTACAACGCGGTGCGCACCGGCACAGCCCCCGATCAGGCCGTGCTGAGCTTTCTCCAAAGCACCTACGAAGCTGCCGCCGAAACCGCCAAGTGGGACCGCGCCGCGCTGGAACGGGCGGACATGGTTTTTGAGGAGCAAGCCGTTACGGAACTGGGAAGGAGCTGA
- a CDS encoding T9SS type A sorting domain-containing protein encodes MKLCLSLTLLLLLAAQALPQPPQTQWSHTYGGYNEEWLQAAQQTADGGYILAGHTHSYGAGGADFWIVKTDAQGTSQWTRTFGGAGLDECWAIQQTFDGGYVLAGMTSSYGAGSNDFWLIKTDADGLMQWNHTYGGNNDDGAKSVEQTPDGGYIVAGYTHSYGSGGGDVWLVKTDAVGTMQWNRAYGGYNEDECHAVHAMPDGYALGGFTLSYGAGMDDFWLIKTDLSGNMVWNHVYGGSASERCWDMKPTRDGGFIMTGESMSFTSGAKDFWLVKTDPSGLMQWQRHFGGGVNEWATSVIEPANGGYAVGGWTQSYGGGDLDMWLVRTDYNGSMLWNRFYGGYGQDEIQALQQTSDGGYMLAGWTYSYGAGSGDLWLVKLAADQTLPVELSAFDAVVVGSAVDVRFSTASETDVASFEIWRGEAADGPFSKLTDLASQGNSTTQQNYHFTDQTVAEGQTYWYYLVNVDANGARTEHREQIASATVQGAAVISEYSLSAYPNPFNPNTSLTFTLPEASRVNLSVFDCTGRLVSDLANASFAAGEHRLNFNGANLPTGVYLVRLNAGTTVLTHKLLLVK; translated from the coding sequence ATGAAACTTTGCCTTAGTCTCACCCTACTTTTGCTCTTGGCTGCGCAAGCGCTGCCCCAACCTCCACAAACTCAGTGGAGTCACACGTATGGCGGGTACAACGAGGAGTGGCTTCAGGCCGCGCAGCAAACTGCTGATGGCGGTTATATACTGGCGGGTCACACACACTCGTATGGAGCGGGCGGCGCCGATTTTTGGATCGTTAAGACAGATGCCCAAGGCACCAGTCAGTGGACCCGCACCTTTGGCGGAGCTGGCTTGGATGAGTGCTGGGCGATTCAGCAGACCTTCGATGGCGGATATGTCCTCGCTGGCATGACGTCATCGTACGGGGCAGGAAGCAACGACTTTTGGCTGATTAAGACGGATGCTGACGGCCTCATGCAGTGGAATCACACCTATGGTGGCAACAACGACGATGGCGCAAAGTCCGTTGAGCAGACGCCGGATGGCGGCTATATCGTCGCGGGGTACACCCATTCGTATGGCAGCGGCGGCGGTGACGTATGGCTTGTCAAGACGGATGCCGTCGGCACCATGCAGTGGAATCGCGCCTATGGTGGCTACAACGAGGACGAGTGCCATGCCGTTCATGCCATGCCGGATGGCTATGCCTTGGGCGGATTCACATTGTCGTATGGCGCAGGCATGGATGATTTCTGGCTGATCAAGACCGACCTCTCAGGGAACATGGTTTGGAACCATGTTTATGGCGGTTCAGCGTCTGAGAGATGCTGGGATATGAAGCCTACACGGGACGGCGGCTTTATCATGACCGGTGAGAGCATGTCCTTCACCAGTGGCGCGAAGGATTTCTGGCTGGTGAAGACTGATCCGTCGGGCCTTATGCAGTGGCAGAGACATTTTGGCGGCGGTGTCAATGAATGGGCCACGTCGGTCATCGAACCAGCCAACGGCGGTTATGCGGTCGGTGGTTGGACGCAAAGTTACGGTGGTGGCGACCTCGATATGTGGCTGGTCCGGACAGACTATAATGGCTCTATGCTCTGGAACCGCTTCTACGGCGGCTACGGTCAGGACGAAATCCAGGCGCTCCAGCAGACATCGGATGGCGGATATATGTTGGCTGGCTGGACATACTCCTATGGCGCAGGCAGCGGCGACCTATGGCTTGTAAAGCTTGCCGCCGATCAGACCCTTCCCGTGGAACTGTCGGCGTTTGATGCGGTGGTCGTAGGCAGTGCGGTGGATGTGCGCTTCAGCACGGCGTCGGAGACCGATGTGGCCTCCTTTGAAATCTGGCGCGGCGAAGCGGCGGACGGCCCGTTCAGCAAGCTGACGGATTTGGCGTCGCAGGGGAATTCCACCACGCAGCAGAATTATCACTTCACCGATCAGACGGTCGCGGAAGGCCAGACCTACTGGTATTACCTGGTGAACGTGGATGCCAATGGCGCGCGCACCGAACACCGCGAGCAGATAGCTTCGGCGACGGTGCAGGGTGCGGCGGTGATCAGCGAGTACTCCCTCAGCGCCTATCCCAATCCCTTCAATCCCAACACCTCTTTGACTTTCACGCTGCCGGAAGCGTCGCGGGTGAACCTTTCGGTGTTTGACTGCACGGGCCGTCTGGTATCGGATCTGGCCAATGCCAGCTTTGCCGCCGGAGAGCATCGCCTGAATTTCAACGGCGCCAATCTGCCTACGGGCGTTTATCTGGTCCGTTTGAATGCCGGAACGACCGTGCTCACGCACAAGCTGTTGCTGGTCAAGTAG
- a CDS encoding UBP-type zinc finger domain-containing protein, producing the protein MTVDCTHVNQIREVTPSAAGCEDCLKSGDTWLHLRMCLICGHVGCCDQSKNKHATKHFHATNHPLIRSFEPGEDWRWCYVDKMFL; encoded by the coding sequence CTGACTGTGGACTGTACGCACGTGAACCAAATCCGGGAGGTCACCCCCAGCGCTGCGGGCTGCGAGGACTGCCTGAAGAGCGGCGACACCTGGCTGCATTTGCGGATGTGCTTGATCTGCGGGCACGTTGGCTGCTGTGATCAGTCCAAAAACAAACATGCCACCAAGCACTTTCACGCCACCAACCATCCCCTTATCCGCTCCTTCGAACCCGGTGAAGACTGGCGTTGGTGCTATGTAGACAAGATGTTCCTCTAA